DNA from Pseudomonas putida:
GTGCTGGCTTCGTTGCGGTAGTCGTCGCTGGCGCTGGCGCCCTTGATGGTCACGTCGAAGCGGGCGAATTCGTCGGCCACCTCGGTGCTGTCACCGGCAGCGCTTTCCCACTTGTACTGGCCACTGGAGGTGCCCACGCCAATACGGCGCTGGTCCTCGGGGCGGGTGCCTTTGTTGACGAAGATGCCCGGCCAGTTCTCTTCGCAGGTCAGGTAGGTGCCCCACGGGGTATAGCCGTTGCCGCAGTTGTTGTTGGTGCCACGGCAGTGAGTGCCGGCGGTGGAGTACTTGGTCTTGACGTGGTCGGTGCCGCGCAGCGGCCCGGTGATTTCCATGCGCGAGGCAGTGGTGAAGCGGCGGTTCAGCGGGTCGTTGTCGACCACCTGCCAACGGCCGTTGATTTTCTGCAGGCGTACCACGCCGGCACCGTGGGCGTTGATTTCCTTGCGCACTTCTTCGGCCGGGCGCTTGCCGTTCACATCGGTGGTCGGGCCGGCCGGGTGCAGGGCCGCGGTGTCGATGTATTCGAAGTTGATCGCCAGCAGGCCGTCTTCCGAGCTGCCGTTGATGGGGAAGAAGTGCATGCCGTCATGGTGCATGCCCATGGCGTTGGCCTGGTCGGTCGAGGTGTTGCTGCCGTCGGACTTCCACGGGTTGCCGTTGCTGTTCAGCGGCGTACCCCAGGGCGCCAGCACGTAGGCGCTATAGCCAGCGGCGACGACACAGGCGTCGGTGCGCGAACCTGGGATGGACTGGAAGCCCAACGCCAGTTTCGGTACTTCCGGTTCGGTGACTGGCGGCTCGGTCACCGGTGGCTCGGTGACGGGGTCATCGTGATCGGAGCCGCCACCGTCGAAGCAGCCTGTCAGGCCGGTACCGGCGATCATTGCGATGGCGGCGCCCAGGCTACCGCGCATCACGCTGCGACGGCTCAGGTAGGCGTCCATGACGTTGGCCATCGGCAGGTTGCCGCTTTGGTTCCGGTTCAGGTTGTCGCCGGTATCTCGACTCATCAGGGTGTCCTTATATTGGCTGAGTTAGAAGAACCCGCGACTTTAGGGGGAAAATATGATGATTCATTGGCAGAAATGTTAAGGGGTTTTTAAAACGACTCGCTCTTAGAAAAGCTTCTGACAGATCAATTTGGAATGTCTGTCGGATTTCTGCCATCAAACTGTAATGCCAACGCCGCAACATCCGGGGCCCTGAATGAACGCGGAAAAGGATGGCGGGTGCGATGGCGAGCAGTGTGCACAGGCGCGAAGTGATCGGCTGGATGGGTATCGGTGCCTTGGCACCGCTGCTCGGCGCCTGCACTGCCTTCCCAGGGCAGCAGGGCGGTAACGCCCACCTCGACTTGCTCTATGTAGCCGATACCCTCGATGCCCGCCAACCTGGCCTGGCCGTGGTGCCGGCTACCCGGCTGGGACCGGTCAGCCACCTGGGCCGCGCGCCATGGATGACAGGCAGCAGCGCCAGCATCGCCTACCCGCAACTGGCGCCGCTGCTCGATGCGAATCAGGCTGGGGCTGCCCAGTTGGGCGGCTATGCGGTGCTGGCGGCGTTGCTGGAGCAGCTGCGCGGCGAGGCCGGTGCCGGCAACAGCCTCACCCTGGAAAACGGCCAAGGCTGGAATGGCAGTGGCCTGGCTTACCTGACCCAGGGCGAAAGTGGAGTGCAAGGCAGCCAACTGCTGGGCGTCGAAGCGCGGGTCAGCAGCGACGAGCGGGTACTGTGGCCACAACGCAGCCCAGGGCTCTATCGCCAGGCAAGCCCCCTTACCTTGGCTGCCGGGCTGGCAGACGCGCAACGCCAGGCATTCGGCCTGGAAGCCTTGCACGTCTTCGAGCGCGGCGGTGCGCGCATTGCGGTGGTTGGCGTGACCGACCCTTATGCCCAGGACCAGAAAGCTTCGCTCAAACAGTGGTACCAGTCACTGCAGCCGGTATTCGAGCAGGCCCGGCGCGAGGCGGACCTGGTGGTGGCCATGGCCGATGTGGGCACAGGCCCCGGCCTGTGGCTGGCTGAACGGTTGCCGCAAATCGATGTGCTGCTGTGCGCCCGTGGCCAGGACTTGTGGCCGGCGCCGGTCGAAGTAACCCAGGCCAGCGGCCGCCGCGTGCCGGTGTTGTTCGCCGGCTGCCGGGGCAGCGGTGCGTTCCGCCTGCGCTGCCAACGTGTGGCCGGGCTGTGGCAGTTCGACGGGCGCTTCTTCCCGGCCTTTGAACAACAACTGGCGCCTGCCGCGCAGCTGCGCGTCGCGCAGTTTCAGGCACAACTACGCCAGCAACGTGCCGGCCACGCGGCCTGGCTCGATCAGCCGTTGGCCCGCGCACCCCAGGCCTTGTGGCGCCGCGATACCCGAGGCGGCAGCTGGGACCGCCTGCTGCATCAAGCCCTGGCTGACGACAGCAGCATGCCCGTGCTGTTGCCGGGCCTGCGTTATGACTACCCGCTGCCGGCGGGAGCGTCCATCACCCGCGAACACTTGATCAGCCTTACCGGCGGTTACCCGGCGCCGGTGGTCGAAGCGCCGGCTCGGCAGGTCGAGCAAGTGCTGGAGAACGCTGCAGAACAATTGTTCGGCGACCCGCTGCTGCTGGACAACAGCCAGGACCTGCCGCGCTGGCAGGGCCAGGCCTGGCGCGTCAGCTACAGCCCGCAAGGCAAGCGCATCACTGGCCTGGAGCCCGTGCAGGGCCTGTGCCGCACCTTTGGCCTGCAATTCGACAGTCAAGCCGGCGAGCCCCTGTGGCAGCGGGTCGAAGCCTGGCTGGCCCGGCAAGGTGCCGACTGGCAACTGGTGCCGCTGCAACTGCCCGAAGTGCGTTACGTGCAGGGGCACCCGGGCTGGCATCCACGGCAGTTGGCCTCGTGACCCTCGCCTCGCGCGTGTTCACGGGCGCTGGCCTGACCTTGGCCGGCTGGCTCGCTGCACAGTGTGTGCTGCAACTGAGCCGTCAGCCGCAACCCGCCACGGCGCCTGCGGCGGTCGACAGCCCGCTGCCCGGGCTGATGGTTGGCCACTGGCAAGCGCCCATCGACGACGGTGCCATTGCCCTTACTCGCTTGCCACTGCAATACCTCGGCGGCCTCAAGGCGCAGCCATTGGCATCCAGTGTGGTGGTGCTGCGCTACGGCGAGCAAGTACGCACTCTAGCCCGTGGCCAGCGCCTGGCACCTGGGATCGTGCTGCAGGACATCGACAGCGATGGCCTGATTTTCAACAACCAGGGGCGGCGCGAACGCCTGCCCTGGCCGCCACGCCCTGCCGTGACCGGCTTCAAGCGGCAAGGATGAACGATGCCTGTTAGATACTGCGTGGCGGCCGCGCTGAGCGTGGCCTTGTCCATGGCCTGCGCTGAAGAACCGGTGTTCGATGACAACGGCACGCCGATGTACGAAGTGAACTTCGTCGATACCGAGCTTGGCGAGTTCATCGACAGTGTGTCGCGCATCACCGGCACCACCTTCATCGTCGACCCCAGGGTCAAGGGCAAGGTCACCGTGCGCACCGTCGACCTGCACGACGCCGATGCCATCTATGACATCTTCCTGGCCCAACTGCGCGCCCAGGGTTATGCCACCGTCGACCTGCCCAACGGCAGCGTGAAGATCGTCCCCGACCAGGCCGCACGCCTGGAACCGGTGCCGGTGGAGGCGGGCGGGCAGCAGGGCGAGGGCAGCGACAGCGTGGCCACTCGGGTATTCAACGTGCGTAACGCCGCCAGTGAACAAGTCCTGGGCATTCTCAAGCCGCTGATCGACCCACGGGTTGGGGTGATTACACCGTATCCGGCGGCGCATCAGCTGGTGGTGACCGACTGGCGCAGCAACCTGGAACGCATCGCCAGCCTGCTGCGCCAGCTCGACCGCCCAGAGGAGGCACAAGGCAGCGGCAGTACCCAGGTGATCTACCTGCGCCATGCCAATGCCGGTGAAGTGGTCAAGGTGCTGCGCGGGCTCAGCCAGGAAGGTGCGGTGCCAGCTGAAGCGCCCGGAGAAGGAGAAAGCAAGGACAGGCCGGTGATGGCCGCCTCCGCAGGCCCAAGTATCCGCTTGGAGTACGAAGAGGGCACTAACGCCGTGGTCATGGTCGGCCCCGACAGCGAGCTGGCGGCGTATCGTGCCATTGTCGAGCAACTGGACATTCGTCGCGCCCAGGTGGTGGTCGAGGCGATCATCGCCGAGGTATCGGACAGCAGCGCTCAGGAGCTGGGTGTGCAATGGCTGTTCGCCGACGAAAAGTTCGGTGCCGGTATCGTCAACTTCGGCAGCAATGGCGTGAATATCGCCAACATCGCCGGGGCCGCCGCCAGTGGTGACAACGAGGCCCTCGGCGACTTGCTGTCCACCACGGCGGGTGCCACGGCGGGCATCGGCCATTTCGGCGGCGGCTTCAACTTCGCCATGCTGGTCAACGCGCTGAAGGGCAAAAGCGGCTTCAACCTGCTGTCCACGCCCACCTTGCTGACCCTGGACAACGCCGAAGCGTCGATCCTGGTCGGCCAGGAAGTGCCTTTCGTCACCGGCTCGGTGACGCAGAACAACGCCAACCCGTACCAGACCATCGAACGCAAGGAAGTCGGGGTGAAGCTGCGCATCAAGCCGCAGATCAACATCGACAACAGCGTGCGCCTGGACATCGTCCAGGAAGTGTCGTCGATTGCCGACTCCAGCGCGGCCAGTGACGTGATCACCAACAAGCGCGAGATCAAGACCAAGGTCATGGTCGAGGACAACGGCCTGGTGATTCTCGGCGGCCTGATCAGCGACGAATTGAGCACCAGCAACCAGCGTGTGCCGCTGCTTGGCGACATCCCTTATCTGGGCCGGTTGTTCCGCTCCGATGCCAGCAAGAACACCAAGCAGAACCTGATGGTGTTCATCCGCCCGCGCATCCTGCGCGATGGGCCCAGCCTGGCGGGGCTCAGCGAAGACAAATACCGCACCTTGCAGCAGACCACACCGCTGCAATTGCCAGACCTTGCACAGGGCACGCCACTGTTGCAGGTATTTCCCTCCAGCCGCGCGCGCCTGGAAGGCGGTGACTGGTGATGCTGCCCTATCGCCAGGCACGGCTGAGCGGGGTGGCCATGGCTGCGACGGAGCAGGGTTGGCAGTTGTGGCTAAGGCCCGACGCCGACAGCGCGCAGTTGCAGGAGCTGTTGCGCGTGCATGGCCAACCCTGCGCGCTTGAATACCTGGAGCCCGCAGTATTCGATGAGCGCTTGGGCCAGCTGTACCAGGCCGGCGATGCGGCCACTGCAGCGCTGATCGAAGGGATTGGCGACCAGGTCGACCTGGACAGCCTGATGAGCGAGATGCCGCGCATCGAAGACTTGCTGGAAAGCGACGACGAAGCCCCGGTAATCCGCTTGATCAACGGCCTGTTCGGCCAGGCGCTGCGCCTGCGTGCCTCGGACATTCATATCGAGACGTTCGAACAAAGCCTGGTGGTGCGCCTGAGGGTCGATGGCCACCTGCGCGAAGTGCTGCGCCCGCCGCGAGCGTTGTCGGCGATGCTGGTGTCACGGATCAAGGTCATGGCCCGCCTGGACATCGCAGAAAAACGCCAGCCCCAGGATGGGCGCATCACTTTGCGCGCGGCGGGACGCGAAGTGGACGTGCGGGTCTCGACCTTGCCCGGCATCCATGGCGAGCGGGTGGTGATGCGGGTACTCGACAAGCAGGCCAGCCTGTTGGCGCTGGAAAACCTGGGCATGCCGGCGGCGGTGTTGCAGGGCCTGCGCAGCTGCCTGGCGCGGCCCAACGGTATCGTGTTGTCCACTGGGCCAACCGGTTCGGGCAAGACCACCACCCTGTACGCCAGCCTCAACAGCCTCAACGACGGCAGCCGCAACATCCTCACCGTTGAGGACCCGGTGGAGTATGCCATCGCAGGCATTGGCCAGACCGCCATCAACCCGCGTGCCGGGCTGACGTTCGCCAGTGGCCTGCGCGCCATCCTGCGTCAGGACCCGGACGTGATCATGCTCGGCGAAATCCGCGACCAGGAGACCGCACAGATCGCCGTGCAGGCCAGCCTCACCGGCCATCTGGTGCTCTCTACCCTGCACACCAACAGTGCCGTGGGCGCGGTGACCCGGCTACGTGACATGGGTATCGAGCCGTTCCTGATTGCCTCGTGTCTGCGCGGTGTACTGGCCCAGCGCCTGGTGCGGCGCTTGTGCAGTTGTGCCGTGGCGCACCCATTGCAACCGGCCGAGCGTGACCTGTGGCCAGAGCTGGCTGCACTGGGCAGCAGTTACCACGCGGTCGGCTGCGAGCAGTGCCAGGGCAGCGGATACATCGGCCGCCTGGGCCTGTACGAATTCATCGAACTGGACGCCGGGCTGATCGGCCTGTTGTATGACGGCGCCAGCGAACTGGCCATGCAGGCCTACCTCGGTGAGCGCCGGCAAAGCCTGGTGGCGATGGCCAGCGAGTGCCTGGCCCGTGGCGAGACCAGCCTGGCCGAAGTGCTGCGCGCGGTGCAGGGCTAAGGCATGCCGACCTATCGCTACCAGGCCGTGGACCTCGCGGGCAAATCGCACAAGGCCAGCCTGCAGGCTGACAATGAGCGCCACGCCCGCCAGCTGTTGCGCGAGCAGGGCCTGTTTGCCCGCCAGTTGCAGCGCCACGAAGCCGGTGTCCAGCGACCCCGGCGCCAGCGGCTTAGCCGCGCCCAGCTGTGTGAATTGACCCGTCAACTGGCCACCTTGATCGGGGCCGGCATCCCCTTGGTCGATGCCCTGGCCACCCTGGAACGGCAACTGCGCCAGCCCGCCTTGCACAGTGTGCTGGTGGCCCTGCGCGGCTCGCTTGCCGAAGGCCTGGGCCTGGCTCGCAGCCTGGCCCGGCAGGGCGCACCTTTCACTGGCCTGTACTGCGCGCTGGTCGAGGCTGGCGAACGTTCCGGGCGCCTGGCCCAGGTGCTGACCCGCTTGGCCGATCATTTGGAACAGGTGCAACGGCAGCAGCACAAGGCCCGCACTGCGCTGATCTACCCCACGGTACTGATGGGGGTGTCGCTTGCCGTGGTCATCGGCCTGATGACATTCGTCGTGCCCAAACTCACCGAACAATTTGCCCATGCCGGGCAGAGCCTGCCACTGATCACCTCGTTGCTGATTGGCCTGAGCCAGGGCTTGGTGCTGGCAGGGCCGTGGATGGTAGGGCTGGCGCTGATGCTCGCCGTGCTGGGTGGCTGGTTGCTGCGCAAGCCGCATTGGTGTCTGCGCCGCGACCAACTGCTGTTGCGCCTGCCGCGCATCGGCGGCCTGGTGCAGGTGCTGGAAAGCGCACGCCTGGCACGCAGCCTGGCGATTCTCAGTGGCAGCGGCGTGGCCCTGCTCGAAGCCTTGCACGTGGCCACCGACACCATCGGCAACCGGCGTATCCGCCTGGCCATGGAGCAGGTACGCCAGCAAGTGCAGGGCGGCACCAGCCTGCACCGTGCGCTGGATGCCTGCCAGCAATTCCCGCCGCTGCTGGTGAACATGGTCGGCAGCGGCGAGGCCAGCGGCACCCTGGCCGACATGCTCGAGCGTGTGGCCGACGACCAGGAGCGCGGCTTTGCCCGCCAGGTGGATACCGCCATGGCGCTGTTCGAACCCCTGATGATTCTGGTGATGGGCGCCGTGGTGCTGTTCATCGTGCTGGCGGTGCTGCTGCCGATCATGCAACTCAACCAGGGCCTGCAACTGTGACGACAAGGAGTATTGCCATGCAGCATCGACGTAATCGCCAACGCGGTTTTACCCTCATGGAGATCATGGTGGTGATCTTCATCATCGGCCTGCTGATTGCCGTGGTTGCCCCCAGCGTGCTGGGCAACCAGGACAAGGCCATGAAGCAGAAGGTGATGGCCGACCTGGCTACCCTGGAGCAAGCGCTGGACATGTATCGGCTGGACAACCTGCGCTTTCCCAGCAGTGAACAGGGCCTGGCCGCGCTGGTGAAAAAGCCGGCCCAGGAGCCGCTGCCACGGGCCTGGCGCAGTGACGGCTATGTACGCCGCCTGCCGCAAGACCCGTGGGGCACCCCTTACCAGTACCGTATGCCGGGCGAGCATGGCCGGGTCGATGTGTACTCGCTGGGCGCCGATGGCCAACCGGGCGGCGAAGGTCAGGACGCCGACCTGGGCAACTGGGCGCTGTAACCGGTGCGTGGTCAGCGGGGTTTCAGCCTGATCGAGTTGCTGGTGGTGTTGGCCATCGCCGGGCTGATGACCGGGCTGGCAGTAGCCGGGTTCGGCAGTGGCCAGGTCGGTGTCGAGCAGGCTCTGCAACGGCTGGTGGCTGAGACCCGCAGCCAGGCCGCGCTGGCCAGGCATGCCGGGCAATTGCGCGGGCTGCGCTGGAATGGCCAGCGCCCGGAGTTCGTCCGGCGCGAGGGCAATGCCTGGGTGGTTGAAGCGGTCGCGCTCGGCGACTGGCCCAAGGGCCTGCACCGGACTGGCCCGTCAGCCCACAGCCCCGCCTGATGTTCACCCCCCATGGCTGGGCTCAGCCGGGCAGCGTGCGTTGGCGCTGGGCTGATGGCGGCCAGCGCTGGGCGTGGGACCGCGATGGTCGTTTGCAGGTGGCGCCATGAAGCCGCGTCAGTGCGGCTTCACCTTGCTGGAAGTGACCGTGGCCTTGGCGATTGCTGCCGTGCTGGCCGTCATCACCAGCCAGGTTCTGCGCCAGCGCCTGGCGGTGCAGGAAAACCTGCAGCAGCACCGCCTTGGCCTGCTGTGCGCGCGCGAGCTGCAAACCCGCTTTGCCGTCGAACAGTATTGGCCTGCTGCCAATCAGGTGAATGGCGAGCTGAGCCAGGGCGGCTTGCCATGTCATTGGCAACTGCAACTGCGCCGTACCGGGGTGCGCGACTTACGCCGTGGTGAACTGCGGCTTTTCGCCGACCGCGACCAGCGCCTGCCGTTGGGCCAGTACACCGTGTTTCTGGAGCGCCCATGAAACGCTACCAGGCGGGCCTGACCCTGATCGAACTGATGGTCGCCCTGGCCCTGACCGCCTTGCTTGGCATCATGCTCGCCGCCTTGGTCAATGGCTGGCTCAAGGTGCGCGAACGCCTGCTGGTGACCACGCAGGAAAGCTCGGTGCTGGAGTTCTGCCTGGCCCTGGAGCGGCGGTTCGACAGCCCGGTACTGCGCCGGGTCTACGACCAGCGCCTACCCCTGGCCAGCCGCTGGCTGGACTGGCAGCCCGCCAGCCACCAGTTGCTGTGGGTCGCCAGCACCGGCCTACCCGCAGCCGAAGGCGGATCGCGCCTGCAACGCCAGCGCCTGCGCTTCGAGGCCCGTGAGCAGCGCCTGCTGCTGGAAAGTTCGGCCGACCTTTACGCCGCCGCTGCCCCTCGATGGATACAGCGTGAACGGCTCGACCGGGTCAGTGCAATGAATGTTCTGTACTACCAGGGCGGCCGCTGGCTGGCCTGGCCTTCCGATCAACCGGCGCACCCCGGCCGTGGTGTGCGCCTGGAACTGCAGCGTGATGGAGCCCCTTATGTCTGCACCTTCGCCCTCCCATGGGGGCGCTCATGAAACGTGAATGGCGGCGGCCGTCGGCCCAGCCATGGCTATTGCTGCGGCCGGGCGGGGTCTGGCAGTGGGCACTGGTCAAGGGCGGTATCGTGCAATGTGATGGGCAGGGTGAGCCGCCGGCAAACCTGCAGGCGCGTATTGCGTTGGTCCTGCCTGCCGAGGCCTGCAGCCATTTCCGCGTGCCGGCCCCGCCCGGCCTCAAGCGCGAAGAATGGCCGTTGCTGCTCGAAGACCGCCTGCTACAGGCCACGGATGAGGTGGCCTGTGCCTGCCTGGCCCGTGAGCCCGGGCACCTTCGCCTGTTGGTCGTGGCGCGTCAGCAATTGGACGACTGGCGCGGGCAATGTGCTGAATGGGGTTTGCAGGTGGAGCGTTGCTGGGCCGAGTTGCAGTTACTGCCATTGCCCGAGGCAGGGGGCGCCTGGTTATGGCAACGCACCCCCGGCATGTCCTTGTACAAAGGGCTGAGCGAAGACGGGCAGGAACACTGGCTGGCTTGGCCAGATGCCTTGGGTAACGCG
Protein-coding regions in this window:
- a CDS encoding lipoprotein UxpA: MASSVHRREVIGWMGIGALAPLLGACTAFPGQQGGNAHLDLLYVADTLDARQPGLAVVPATRLGPVSHLGRAPWMTGSSASIAYPQLAPLLDANQAGAAQLGGYAVLAALLEQLRGEAGAGNSLTLENGQGWNGSGLAYLTQGESGVQGSQLLGVEARVSSDERVLWPQRSPGLYRQASPLTLAAGLADAQRQAFGLEALHVFERGGARIAVVGVTDPYAQDQKASLKQWYQSLQPVFEQARREADLVVAMADVGTGPGLWLAERLPQIDVLLCARGQDLWPAPVEVTQASGRRVPVLFAGCRGSGAFRLRCQRVAGLWQFDGRFFPAFEQQLAPAAQLRVAQFQAQLRQQRAGHAAWLDQPLARAPQALWRRDTRGGSWDRLLHQALADDSSMPVLLPGLRYDYPLPAGASITREHLISLTGGYPAPVVEAPARQVEQVLENAAEQLFGDPLLLDNSQDLPRWQGQAWRVSYSPQGKRITGLEPVQGLCRTFGLQFDSQAGEPLWQRVEAWLARQGADWQLVPLQLPEVRYVQGHPGWHPRQLAS
- a CDS encoding pilus assembly protein PilZ — encoded protein: MTLASRVFTGAGLTLAGWLAAQCVLQLSRQPQPATAPAAVDSPLPGLMVGHWQAPIDDGAIALTRLPLQYLGGLKAQPLASSVVVLRYGEQVRTLARGQRLAPGIVLQDIDSDGLIFNNQGRRERLPWPPRPAVTGFKRQG
- the gspD gene encoding type II secretion system secretin GspD translates to MPVRYCVAAALSVALSMACAEEPVFDDNGTPMYEVNFVDTELGEFIDSVSRITGTTFIVDPRVKGKVTVRTVDLHDADAIYDIFLAQLRAQGYATVDLPNGSVKIVPDQAARLEPVPVEAGGQQGEGSDSVATRVFNVRNAASEQVLGILKPLIDPRVGVITPYPAAHQLVVTDWRSNLERIASLLRQLDRPEEAQGSGSTQVIYLRHANAGEVVKVLRGLSQEGAVPAEAPGEGESKDRPVMAASAGPSIRLEYEEGTNAVVMVGPDSELAAYRAIVEQLDIRRAQVVVEAIIAEVSDSSAQELGVQWLFADEKFGAGIVNFGSNGVNIANIAGAAASGDNEALGDLLSTTAGATAGIGHFGGGFNFAMLVNALKGKSGFNLLSTPTLLTLDNAEASILVGQEVPFVTGSVTQNNANPYQTIERKEVGVKLRIKPQINIDNSVRLDIVQEVSSIADSSAASDVITNKREIKTKVMVEDNGLVILGGLISDELSTSNQRVPLLGDIPYLGRLFRSDASKNTKQNLMVFIRPRILRDGPSLAGLSEDKYRTLQQTTPLQLPDLAQGTPLLQVFPSSRARLEGGDW
- a CDS encoding GspE/PulE family protein yields the protein MLPYRQARLSGVAMAATEQGWQLWLRPDADSAQLQELLRVHGQPCALEYLEPAVFDERLGQLYQAGDAATAALIEGIGDQVDLDSLMSEMPRIEDLLESDDEAPVIRLINGLFGQALRLRASDIHIETFEQSLVVRLRVDGHLREVLRPPRALSAMLVSRIKVMARLDIAEKRQPQDGRITLRAAGREVDVRVSTLPGIHGERVVMRVLDKQASLLALENLGMPAAVLQGLRSCLARPNGIVLSTGPTGSGKTTTLYASLNSLNDGSRNILTVEDPVEYAIAGIGQTAINPRAGLTFASGLRAILRQDPDVIMLGEIRDQETAQIAVQASLTGHLVLSTLHTNSAVGAVTRLRDMGIEPFLIASCLRGVLAQRLVRRLCSCAVAHPLQPAERDLWPELAALGSSYHAVGCEQCQGSGYIGRLGLYEFIELDAGLIGLLYDGASELAMQAYLGERRQSLVAMASECLARGETSLAEVLRAVQG
- the gspF gene encoding type II secretion system inner membrane protein GspF, coding for MPTYRYQAVDLAGKSHKASLQADNERHARQLLREQGLFARQLQRHEAGVQRPRRQRLSRAQLCELTRQLATLIGAGIPLVDALATLERQLRQPALHSVLVALRGSLAEGLGLARSLARQGAPFTGLYCALVEAGERSGRLAQVLTRLADHLEQVQRQQHKARTALIYPTVLMGVSLAVVIGLMTFVVPKLTEQFAHAGQSLPLITSLLIGLSQGLVLAGPWMVGLALMLAVLGGWLLRKPHWCLRRDQLLLRLPRIGGLVQVLESARLARSLAILSGSGVALLEALHVATDTIGNRRIRLAMEQVRQQVQGGTSLHRALDACQQFPPLLVNMVGSGEASGTLADMLERVADDQERGFARQVDTAMALFEPLMILVMGAVVLFIVLAVLLPIMQLNQGLQL
- the gspG gene encoding type II secretion system major pseudopilin GspG, whose translation is MQHRRNRQRGFTLMEIMVVIFIIGLLIAVVAPSVLGNQDKAMKQKVMADLATLEQALDMYRLDNLRFPSSEQGLAALVKKPAQEPLPRAWRSDGYVRRLPQDPWGTPYQYRMPGEHGRVDVYSLGADGQPGGEGQDADLGNWAL
- a CDS encoding type II secretion system protein GspI, with the protein product MKPRQCGFTLLEVTVALAIAAVLAVITSQVLRQRLAVQENLQQHRLGLLCARELQTRFAVEQYWPAANQVNGELSQGGLPCHWQLQLRRTGVRDLRRGELRLFADRDQRLPLGQYTVFLERP
- a CDS encoding prepilin-type N-terminal cleavage/methylation domain-containing protein, giving the protein MKRYQAGLTLIELMVALALTALLGIMLAALVNGWLKVRERLLVTTQESSVLEFCLALERRFDSPVLRRVYDQRLPLASRWLDWQPASHQLLWVASTGLPAAEGGSRLQRQRLRFEAREQRLLLESSADLYAAAAPRWIQRERLDRVSAMNVLYYQGGRWLAWPSDQPAHPGRGVRLELQRDGAPYVCTFALPWGRS